A single Cucumis melo cultivar AY chromosome 4, USDA_Cmelo_AY_1.0, whole genome shotgun sequence DNA region contains:
- the LOC103490045 gene encoding glyoxylate/succinic semialdehyde reductase 2, chloroplastic-like — translation MSNLGSSLPDATAAAEKLRIGFVGLGIMGSPMAQNLIKSGYDVTVWNRTKSKCDPLINLGAKYKPSPQEVAACCDVTFAMLADPESALDVATGENGAASGLSPGKGYVDVSTVDGATSKLISARIKDTGALFLEAPVSGSKKPAEDGQLIFLTAGDKALYERVAPLLDIMGKSKFYLGEVGNGAAMKLVVNMIMGSMMASFSEGLLLSEKVGLDPSILVQVVSQGAISAPMYSLKGPSMIQSLYPTAFPLKHQQKDLRLALGLAESVSQPTPIAAAANELYKVAKSHGLSDHDFSAVIESLKSKLPHSKTE, via the exons ATGTCAAACCTTGGCTCTTCTCTTCCCGATGCGACTGCGGCGGCCG AAAAGCTGCGCATTGGCTTCGTAGGTCTTGGAATCATGGGTTCACCAATGGCGCAAAATCTTATAAAATCTGG ATATGATGTGACAGTCTGGAATAGGACTAAAAGCAAATGCGATCCTCTCATCAACTTGGGTGCAAA ATACAAGCCTTCTCCTCAGGAAGTGGCAGCATGTTGTGATGTCACATTTGCTATGCTTGCTGACCCTGAAAGTGCA TTGGATGTTGCTACGGGTGAAAATGGAGCTGCGAGTGGTTTGAGCCCAGGAAAAGG GTATGTGGATGTTTCAACAGTTGATGGTGCTACTTCTAAATTGATTAGTGCACGTATAAAGGATACGGGAGCTCTATTTCTGGAG GCTCCAGTTTCCGGCTCCAAAAAGCCTGCGGAAGATGGACAACTTATATTTCTTACTGCGG GTGACAAAGCTCTGTATGAAAGAGTTGCTCCGCTTCTGGATATCATGGGGAAG TCAAAATTTTATCTTGGGGAAGTCGGAAATGGAGCTGCAATGAAGCTTGTTGTCAACATGATCATGGGAAG CATGATGGCATCATTCTCTGAAGGATTGCTTCTAAGTGAAAAAGTAGGACTTGACCCAAGCATCCTTGTACAG GTGGTTTCCCAGGGTGCAATTAGTGCACCAATGTATTCACTCAAGGGGCCATCAATGATTCAATCCCTTTATCCCACTGCCTTTCCTCTAAAGCATCAACAGAAG GACTTGAGGCTTGCTCTGGGCTTAGCCGAATCCGTTTCGCAACCGACCCCGATTGCTGCAGCTGCAAATGAGCTATACAAGGTAGCCAAATCTCATGGCCTCAGTGATCACGATTTTTCGGCTGTCATTGAATCATTGAAATCGAAGTTACCACATTCAAAAACCGAGTAA
- the LOC103490044 gene encoding uncharacterized protein LOC103490044 isoform X1, translating to MEKEGNRISDSEEVPGDVMHGLGVEKEVETGVVDKEEEEEEEEGEEEVEDEGEDDIEEEDGYTFKFKAGENPFDFVEGTDFSVQPYKKFERLEYEALAEKKRKALANGQSERAAKRGRVEDVAGASFDEILEAMNYGSRRKLKEPKKRGRRKGSKKKLNRDVTKLLGDATLCYAQGQHEKAISLLRQVVLQAPDLPDSYHTLGLVYNAIGDDVKAMGFYMLAAHLMPKDSSLWKLLFSWSIERGDIDQASYCLSKAIKAEPDDINLLFHRASLYLERGDCEKAAETYDQIHQQCLGNVEALMTGAKLYQKCGHLERAICILEDYIKEHPSEADLDVVDLLASLYMGSKEFSKALEHIEHADRVYCAGNELPLNLTAKAGICHAHLGNLEKAECLFANLRRETTYDHSNLMIEVADSLLSLKHYSWALKYYLMSEEVNAGENMGILYQKVAECYLSTNEKEQAIVFFYKVLQHVEDNINARLTLASLLLEEARDEEAISLLSPPKDSNPTSSSSGKLKPWWLNEKVKLKLCHIYRTRGLLENFVEVIFPLVRESLYIETLQEKIKVNKKKLPRRVLLERVKVLDGRETGNLFRGFRPVAPKSDLTKASRAKRLLQKRDRIKEEKKAKLLAAGVNVSYDDLDDEPALRMHRESPLPNLLKEEEHHILIVDLCKALASLGRCSEALEIISLTLKLAFNSLSTERKEELQLLGAQLAFSSTGTMHGFNFAKHVVKQYPYSISAWNCYYKVASCLTNRDSRHCKLLNSMQAKYKDCAPPYIIAGHQFTTISHHQDAARKYLEAYKIMPDSPLINLCVGSSLINLALGFRLQNKHQCVAQGLAFLYKNLKLCDNNQEALYNIARAYHHIGLVTLAVTYYEKVLATYQKDCPIPELFGENRNIKHQNSVYCDLRREAAYNLHLIYKESGALDLARQVLKDHCTF from the exons ATGGAAAAGGAGGGGAATAGAATTTCTGACAGTGAAGAGGTTCCTGGTGATGTTATGCATGGTTTGGGAGTGGAAAAAGAGGTAGAAACAGGAGTGGTGGAtaaagaggaggaggaggaggaggaggaaggaGAGGAAGAAGTGGAGGATGAAGGAGAGGATGATATTGAAGAAGAAGACGGTTACACATTCAAATTTAAGGCCGGAGAAAATCCATTTGATTTTGTTGAAGGAACCGATTTTAGTGTCCAACCATATAAAAAATTTGAGCGCCTTGAATATGAAGCCCTTGctgagaaaaagagaaaagctCTTGCAAATGGTCAGAG TGAGAGAGCTGCAAAGAGGGGCAGGGTAGAAGACGTTGCTGGTGCTAGCTTTGATGAAATTTTGGAAGCTATGAATTATGGATCTAGGAGGAAGTTAAAGGAG CCTAAAAAAAGAGGTCGACGGAAAGGATCAAAGAAAAAACTTAATCGTGATGTTACAAAGTTGCTCGGTGATGCAACTTTATGTTATGCTCAAGGCCAGCACGAGAAG GCTATATCTTTATTACGCCAAGTTGTTCTGCAAGCCCCAGATTTACCTGATTCGTACCACACACTTGGACTTGTTTACAATGCAATTGGTGATGATGTAAAAGCCATGGGATTCTACATGCTTGCTGCACATTTAATGCCAAAAGATTCATCTCTCTGGAAACTGCTATTTTCATGGTCAAT TGAACGAGGTGATATTGATCAAGCAAGCTATTGTCTTTCTAAAGCAATAAAAGCAGAGCCTGatgatattaatttattatttcatcGTGCGTCACTCTACCTTGAGCGTGGAGATTGTGAGAAAGCAGCTGAAACATATGATCAGATTCATCAACAATGCCTTGGTAACGTTGAGGCACTCATGACAGGAGCAAAG CTGTACCAAAAATGTGGTCATCTTGAACGTGCAATTTGCATTCTTGAGGACTACATTAAAGAGCATCCATCGGAAGCTGATTTAGATGTGGTTGATCTTTTAGCTTCTTTATACATGGGAAGTAAAGAATTCAGCAAAGCTCTTGAGCACATTGAACATGCAGATAGGGTGTACTGTGCCGGAAATGAGCTACCTTTAAACTTGACAGCTAAAGCAGGAATCTGCCACGCTCATCTTGGAAACTTGGAGAAGGCAGAG TGCCTCTTTGCTAATTTGAGACGGGAAACTACCTATGATCACTCAAATTTGATGATTGAAGTTGCAGACTCGTTGCTGAGTCTTAAGCACTATAGCTGGGCATTGAAGTATTATTTGATGTCCGAAGAAGTAAATGCTGGAGAGAACATG GGGATTTTATACCAAAAAGTTGCTGAGTGTTACTTATCAACTAATGAAAAGGAACAGGcaattgttttcttttataaag TGCTTCAACATGTTGAAGATAACATTAATGCTCGATTAACTTTGGCCTCCCTCCTCCTTGAGGAAGCTAGAGACGAAGAAGCCATTTCATTACTATCTCCTCCAAAAGATTCAA ACCCAACTAGCTCATCTTCCGGCAAATTAAAACCGTGGTGGCTGAATGAGAAAGTAAAACTGAAGCTTTGCCACATATACAGAACTAGAGGATTGCTTGAGAACTTCGTTGAGGTGATCTTTCCTTTGGTCCGAGAATCCTTATATATCGAGACTCTTCAAGAAAAG ATTAAAGTGAACAAGAAGAAGCTTCCAAGGAGGGTTTTGCTAGAGAGAGTGAAAGTACTAGATGGACGTGAAACTGGCAACCTATTTCGTGGATTCAGACCTGTAGCTCCGAAATCAGATTT AACAAAAGCATCCAGAGCAAAGAGATTACTTCAAAAAAGGGATAGAatcaaggaagaaaagaagGCTAAATTACTGGCTGCAGGAGTCAACGTGAGCTATGATGATTTAGATGATGAGCCAGCG CTACGGATGCATCGAGAATCCCCCCTGCCTAACCTTCTGAAGGAAGAAGAACACCATATTCTTATTGTCGAT TTGTGCAAGGCATTGGCTTCCTTAGGAAGATGTTCTGAAGCTTTAGAGATTATAAGTCTAACTTTAAAGTTGGCTTTTAACTCATTATCGACGGAAAGGAAGGAAGAACTCCAGTTACTTGGAGCTC AATTAGCTTTCAGCTCAACTGGTACCATGCATGGTTTCAACTTTGCAAAGCACGTTGTTAAGCAGTACCCTTACAGCATCTCGGCTTGGAACTGCTATTATAAAGTAGCTTCATG TTTGACGAACCGGGATTCAAGGCATTGCAAGCTTCTGAATAGCATGCAAGCCAAATACAAAGATTGTGCACCACCCTATATCATTGCCGGGCATCAATTTACCACCATTAGCCATCATCAAGATGCTGCAAGGAAATATCTTGAAGCTTATAAAATCATGCCGGATAGTCCCCTAATTAATTTGTGTGTTG GATCATCCTTAATCAACTTGGCTCTTGGATTCCGTCTTCAAAACAAGCATCAGTGTGTTGCGCAGGGCTTGGCATTCCTCTACAAAAATTTGAAGCTGTGCGATAACAACCAG GAAGCCTTGTACAACATAGCTCGAGCATATCATCACATTGGACTGGTGACACTGGCAGTTACATATTACGAAAAGGTGCTTGCAACTTACCAGAAGGATTGCCCCATACCAGAACTTTTTGGTGAGAATCGAAACATTAAACATCAGAATTCAGTCTATTGTGACCTACGGAGAGAAGCAGCTTACAATTTGCATCTTATTTATAAAGAGAGTGGAGCTCTTGATCTTGCTAGGCAAGTCCTAAAAGATCATTGCACATTTTAA
- the LOC103490044 gene encoding uncharacterized protein LOC103490044 isoform X2 translates to MEKEGNRISDSEEVPGDVMHGLGVEKEVETGVVDKEEEEEEEEGEEEVEDEGEDDIEEEDGYTFKFKAGENPFDFVEGTDFSVQPYKKFERLEYEALAEKKRKALANGQSERAAKRGRVEDVAGASFDEILEAMNYGSRRKLKEPKKRGRRKGSKKKLNRDVTKLLGDATLCYAQGQHEKAISLLRQVVLQAPDLPDSYHTLGLVYNAIGDDVKAMGFYMLAAHLMPKDSSLWKLLFSWSIERGDIDQASYCLSKAIKAEPDDINLLFHRASLYLERGDCEKAAETYDQIHQQCLGNVEALMTGAKLYQKCGHLERAICILEDYIKEHPSEADLDVVDLLASLYMGSKEFSKALEHIEHADRVYCAGNELPLNLTAKAGICHAHLGNLEKAECLFANLRRETTYDHSNLMIEVADSLLSLKHYSWALKYYLMSEEVNAGENMGILYQKVAECYLSTNEKEQAIVFFYKVLQHVEDNINARLTLASLLLEEARDEEAISLLSPPKDSNPTSSSSGKLKPWWLNEKVKLKLCHIYRTRGLLENFVEVIFPLVRESLYIETLQEKIKVNKKKLPRRVLLERVKVLDGRETGNLFRGFRPVAPKSDLTKASRAKRLLQKRDRIKEEKKAKLLAAGVNVSYDDLDDEPALRMHRESPLPNLLKEEEHHILIVDLCKALASLGRCSEALEIISLTLKLAFNSLSTERKEELQLLGAQLAFSSTGTMHGFNFAKHVVKQYPYSISAWNCYYKVASWIILNQLGSWIPSSKQASVCCAGLGIPLQKFEAVR, encoded by the exons ATGGAAAAGGAGGGGAATAGAATTTCTGACAGTGAAGAGGTTCCTGGTGATGTTATGCATGGTTTGGGAGTGGAAAAAGAGGTAGAAACAGGAGTGGTGGAtaaagaggaggaggaggaggaggaggaaggaGAGGAAGAAGTGGAGGATGAAGGAGAGGATGATATTGAAGAAGAAGACGGTTACACATTCAAATTTAAGGCCGGAGAAAATCCATTTGATTTTGTTGAAGGAACCGATTTTAGTGTCCAACCATATAAAAAATTTGAGCGCCTTGAATATGAAGCCCTTGctgagaaaaagagaaaagctCTTGCAAATGGTCAGAG TGAGAGAGCTGCAAAGAGGGGCAGGGTAGAAGACGTTGCTGGTGCTAGCTTTGATGAAATTTTGGAAGCTATGAATTATGGATCTAGGAGGAAGTTAAAGGAG CCTAAAAAAAGAGGTCGACGGAAAGGATCAAAGAAAAAACTTAATCGTGATGTTACAAAGTTGCTCGGTGATGCAACTTTATGTTATGCTCAAGGCCAGCACGAGAAG GCTATATCTTTATTACGCCAAGTTGTTCTGCAAGCCCCAGATTTACCTGATTCGTACCACACACTTGGACTTGTTTACAATGCAATTGGTGATGATGTAAAAGCCATGGGATTCTACATGCTTGCTGCACATTTAATGCCAAAAGATTCATCTCTCTGGAAACTGCTATTTTCATGGTCAAT TGAACGAGGTGATATTGATCAAGCAAGCTATTGTCTTTCTAAAGCAATAAAAGCAGAGCCTGatgatattaatttattatttcatcGTGCGTCACTCTACCTTGAGCGTGGAGATTGTGAGAAAGCAGCTGAAACATATGATCAGATTCATCAACAATGCCTTGGTAACGTTGAGGCACTCATGACAGGAGCAAAG CTGTACCAAAAATGTGGTCATCTTGAACGTGCAATTTGCATTCTTGAGGACTACATTAAAGAGCATCCATCGGAAGCTGATTTAGATGTGGTTGATCTTTTAGCTTCTTTATACATGGGAAGTAAAGAATTCAGCAAAGCTCTTGAGCACATTGAACATGCAGATAGGGTGTACTGTGCCGGAAATGAGCTACCTTTAAACTTGACAGCTAAAGCAGGAATCTGCCACGCTCATCTTGGAAACTTGGAGAAGGCAGAG TGCCTCTTTGCTAATTTGAGACGGGAAACTACCTATGATCACTCAAATTTGATGATTGAAGTTGCAGACTCGTTGCTGAGTCTTAAGCACTATAGCTGGGCATTGAAGTATTATTTGATGTCCGAAGAAGTAAATGCTGGAGAGAACATG GGGATTTTATACCAAAAAGTTGCTGAGTGTTACTTATCAACTAATGAAAAGGAACAGGcaattgttttcttttataaag TGCTTCAACATGTTGAAGATAACATTAATGCTCGATTAACTTTGGCCTCCCTCCTCCTTGAGGAAGCTAGAGACGAAGAAGCCATTTCATTACTATCTCCTCCAAAAGATTCAA ACCCAACTAGCTCATCTTCCGGCAAATTAAAACCGTGGTGGCTGAATGAGAAAGTAAAACTGAAGCTTTGCCACATATACAGAACTAGAGGATTGCTTGAGAACTTCGTTGAGGTGATCTTTCCTTTGGTCCGAGAATCCTTATATATCGAGACTCTTCAAGAAAAG ATTAAAGTGAACAAGAAGAAGCTTCCAAGGAGGGTTTTGCTAGAGAGAGTGAAAGTACTAGATGGACGTGAAACTGGCAACCTATTTCGTGGATTCAGACCTGTAGCTCCGAAATCAGATTT AACAAAAGCATCCAGAGCAAAGAGATTACTTCAAAAAAGGGATAGAatcaaggaagaaaagaagGCTAAATTACTGGCTGCAGGAGTCAACGTGAGCTATGATGATTTAGATGATGAGCCAGCG CTACGGATGCATCGAGAATCCCCCCTGCCTAACCTTCTGAAGGAAGAAGAACACCATATTCTTATTGTCGAT TTGTGCAAGGCATTGGCTTCCTTAGGAAGATGTTCTGAAGCTTTAGAGATTATAAGTCTAACTTTAAAGTTGGCTTTTAACTCATTATCGACGGAAAGGAAGGAAGAACTCCAGTTACTTGGAGCTC AATTAGCTTTCAGCTCAACTGGTACCATGCATGGTTTCAACTTTGCAAAGCACGTTGTTAAGCAGTACCCTTACAGCATCTCGGCTTGGAACTGCTATTATAAAGTAGCTTCATG GATCATCCTTAATCAACTTGGCTCTTGGATTCCGTCTTCAAAACAAGCATCAGTGTGTTGCGCAGGGCTTGGCATTCCTCTACAAAAATTTGAAGCTGTGCGATAA